The Desulfoscipio gibsoniae DSM 7213 genome contains a region encoding:
- a CDS encoding EcsC family protein has product MMFNPFTLVNKEEVRRNVEKLRKRHPDLTNRQLCELIIARRSRLCAASGAVTALPAAIPVIGTLATLVGGTALDVAAVGYFTAEMVLEMSAVYGRDLYLPGVSREALWVMASAVGADAAGKTIGKTAVQQMQNQVFTNLVREVLLALGIRTTQRSVLKVIPLLGAVISGVVNYFVCRKIGHMAADYYEKNNYENWVGDTIDVEGQVIE; this is encoded by the coding sequence ATGATGTTTAATCCATTTACCCTGGTGAATAAAGAAGAAGTGCGTCGTAATGTTGAAAAACTGCGCAAGCGGCACCCGGATTTAACCAACCGGCAGCTGTGTGAGCTGATTATTGCCCGGAGAAGCAGACTTTGTGCTGCCAGTGGCGCAGTTACAGCTTTGCCTGCCGCGATACCCGTTATCGGTACCCTGGCTACATTGGTGGGAGGTACGGCCCTTGACGTGGCAGCAGTGGGGTACTTTACGGCGGAAATGGTTTTGGAGATGTCCGCTGTTTATGGTCGAGACTTATATTTGCCGGGAGTTTCCCGGGAGGCGTTATGGGTGATGGCTTCCGCTGTGGGCGCAGATGCGGCTGGCAAGACCATTGGCAAGACGGCGGTGCAGCAAATGCAGAACCAGGTTTTTACAAACCTGGTTCGCGAGGTGCTACTAGCCCTTGGTATTCGAACCACCCAGCGGTCAGTCCTAAAAGTGATACCTTTGTTGGGGGCGGTTATCTCGGGTGTGGTTAATTATTTTGTATGTCGTAAGATTGGGCATATGGCTGCGGACTATTATGAAAAAAACAATTATGAAAATTGGGTGGGTGATACCATAGACGTGGAAGGTCAAGTAATAGAGTAA
- the murI gene encoding glutamate racemase encodes MPNPNPIGIFDSGVGGLSVLKEIRRLMPGEDLLYYADSAHCPYGIKPPENIRRRASKITQFLISTKAKLIVAACNTASIAGLDDLRQQFQIPIVGMEPAIKPAAEITRNGRVGVLATGVTINGERFNSLLTRFANGIEVINVPCPGLVEQVEMGQLDSPETAALLRKFLNPLMLSGVDTVVLGCTHYPFLRPLVESIMGPEVNVIDSGCAVAKRVYQVLQSKDLLADTDFRSGTETFYTSGNPDLVSQVIRHLWERPNLTVAYIKL; translated from the coding sequence TTGCCCAACCCGAATCCCATAGGGATATTTGATTCGGGTGTGGGAGGTTTATCGGTATTGAAGGAAATCCGCCGCCTGATGCCGGGTGAAGACCTTCTTTACTATGCCGATTCCGCCCATTGTCCATATGGAATAAAACCACCGGAAAACATACGCCGGCGGGCGAGTAAAATTACTCAGTTTTTAATTAGCACCAAAGCCAAATTAATAGTGGCCGCATGCAATACCGCGTCTATAGCTGGTTTGGATGACCTGCGTCAGCAGTTTCAAATACCCATTGTGGGGATGGAACCCGCCATAAAACCAGCCGCCGAAATCACTCGCAATGGTAGAGTAGGCGTATTGGCCACAGGTGTTACCATTAACGGGGAGCGTTTTAATTCCCTTTTGACGCGCTTTGCCAATGGCATTGAGGTCATTAATGTACCCTGCCCGGGTCTGGTGGAGCAAGTGGAGATGGGCCAACTGGACTCACCGGAGACTGCTGCACTGCTGCGCAAGTTCTTGAACCCACTCATGCTGAGCGGAGTGGATACCGTGGTACTGGGCTGTACTCATTATCCCTTCCTGCGCCCCCTGGTAGAGTCCATCATGGGCCCCGAGGTGAATGTAATTGATTCCGGTTGCGCAGTGGCCAAAAGAGTGTACCAGGTTCTGCAGTCGAAGGACCTGCTGGCGGATACCGACTTCCGAAGCGGTACGGAAACTTTTTATACCAGTGGCAACCCGGACCTGGTTAGTCAGGTTATCAGGCATTTATGGGAAAGACCCAATTTAACAGTAGCATACATAAAACTATAA
- a CDS encoding pyruvate kinase alpha/beta domain-containing protein — MYWKKKGPDNTDSTIKAALVKAEELNIQHIVVASSSGDTARKLVESGRRVVCVSYHVGFDGPGSRRMSDDTLAELNQKGIRVLFTTHLLAGVDRAIRNKFGGVYPAEIMAQTLRMLGQGVKVCVEISGMALDAGLIPHGEEIIAIGGSGKGADTAMVIAPAHSNHFFDTKVKEIICKPREI; from the coding sequence ATGTACTGGAAAAAGAAAGGCCCTGATAACACAGATTCAACAATTAAGGCAGCACTGGTCAAGGCTGAGGAACTAAATATTCAACATATCGTAGTGGCCTCAAGCAGCGGGGACACTGCCCGCAAACTGGTTGAATCTGGTCGCCGGGTAGTATGTGTCAGCTACCACGTGGGTTTTGACGGCCCGGGCAGCAGGCGCATGAGCGATGATACCCTTGCTGAGCTTAATCAAAAAGGTATCCGGGTATTATTTACCACCCACCTGCTGGCCGGCGTAGATCGAGCCATACGCAACAAATTCGGTGGCGTTTACCCGGCCGAAATCATGGCCCAGACCCTGCGTATGCTTGGCCAGGGGGTCAAGGTATGCGTGGAGATCAGCGGTATGGCATTGGATGCCGGGCTAATCCCCCATGGGGAGGAGATAATAGCCATCGGCGGCTCGGGCAAAGGTGCCGATACCGCTATGGTCATTGCACCAGCCCATTCCAACCATTTTTTTGACACTAAAGTCAAGGAAATTATCTGCAAACCCAGGGAAATCTAA
- the cobT gene encoding nicotinate-nucleotide--dimethylbenzimidazole phosphoribosyltransferase gives MLLTETVNKIGVLDQQAMAKAKERLDNLIKPPGSLGQLERVAVRLAGISGQPRPHIGKRVVIVMAGDHGVVDEGVSAAPRDVTWQMLPTFIKGVAGIGVLARHAGASITVVDVGVAADVDIPGVLKRRVRAGTGNIAAGPAMTREEAVAALEVGIDVALAEIAGGATLLALGDMGIGNTTPSSAILAVLGGYSAGEVTGRGTMINDEVLEKKRQAVARALEINRPNPFDGVDVLAKVGGLEIAGLAGVVLGCASKRVPVLVDGFITAAAALIAAAIKPEAKNYMLASHLSGEHGHGLMLELLGLTPMLHMGMRLGEGTGAALAMHIIDAACRVLDEMVTFEEAGVMDMEEEMLHKED, from the coding sequence ATGTTGTTAACAGAAACCGTCAATAAAATTGGAGTACTGGATCAACAGGCGATGGCCAAAGCAAAGGAACGTTTAGATAACTTAATTAAGCCTCCGGGCAGCCTTGGTCAGCTAGAGCGGGTGGCAGTCAGGCTAGCGGGTATATCCGGTCAGCCACGTCCCCATATTGGTAAGCGTGTTGTTATAGTGATGGCCGGTGACCACGGCGTAGTAGATGAAGGGGTAAGTGCGGCACCCCGGGATGTTACCTGGCAAATGCTGCCTACATTTATTAAAGGAGTGGCCGGTATTGGCGTACTGGCCCGGCATGCCGGTGCTTCCATAACGGTGGTAGATGTAGGTGTTGCGGCGGATGTGGATATACCGGGAGTGCTAAAACGCCGGGTAAGGGCAGGTACAGGTAATATAGCCGCCGGACCGGCTATGACCCGGGAGGAAGCTGTGGCGGCGTTGGAAGTGGGTATTGATGTAGCGTTGGCTGAGATAGCGGGGGGTGCCACGTTGTTGGCCCTGGGTGATATGGGTATAGGCAATACCACACCCAGCAGTGCTATTTTGGCGGTGCTGGGGGGATACTCCGCCGGTGAGGTAACCGGCCGGGGCACTATGATCAATGATGAAGTGCTGGAGAAAAAACGCCAGGCCGTAGCCAGGGCTCTGGAAATTAACCGCCCCAACCCGTTTGATGGGGTAGATGTTCTGGCCAAAGTTGGTGGCCTGGAAATCGCCGGCCTGGCCGGTGTGGTGCTGGGGTGTGCCTCGAAACGGGTGCCGGTGCTGGTGGACGGTTTTATTACCGCTGCTGCCGCGTTGATTGCCGCTGCTATTAAGCCCGAGGCCAAAAACTATATGCTGGCGTCCCACCTATCAGGGGAACACGGGCACGGGTTAATGCTGGAATTATTGGGATTAACACCCATGCTGCATATGGGTATGCGTTTGGGTGAGGGTACAGGCGCTGCCCTGGCTATGCATATTATAGACGCCGCCTGCCGGGTGCTGGATGAAATGGTTACTTTCGAGGAGGCAGGCGTTATGGACATGGAGGAAGAAATGTTGCATAAAGAAGATTAG
- a CDS encoding DNA topoisomerase produces MVIRQFEQVLWGVEEKEVAELLPLLFNLNDLQKEANKKYGLAAAKTLELAQSLYEARKLLTYPRTDSHHLTRELAKTIPGRLSALASVTEYEPYTITARAANSPGKRYVDDGKVSDHTALISTNIKPVLDNLPPNERKIYDLVARRFLAIFFPPARYKQTKVITETTGETFLTTGKMELDKGWKTVYESVKNDLDEGEDTGVIPELTRGEQVQTTKTEIREKETRPPKRYTEASLLAFMEGAGRLLEDRELKAAMKEHGLGTPATRAAIIECLLKVGYIERHKKTLVPTAKGETLIDLVPEIIKNPELTGQWEKTLADIEAGTAEPGEFMNGIKQLTANIVELARSQIASNQVQTRREALGSCLLCGKAVIEGKKGYCCSGYKEGCKFIIWKEIAGKSITQSQAKTLLKKGKTGVIKGFTSKAGKKFDAALKINNGKVEFLFTDNNSGKKVSLGQCPLCGKEVTETPKSYSCTGYKEGCKFVIWKEIAGKRISVQQAQRLLTRGKTALIKGFKSKAGKSFDAVLALGQDGKIKFQFISKE; encoded by the coding sequence ATGGTCATAAGACAATTTGAACAAGTTCTTTGGGGGGTAGAGGAAAAAGAGGTAGCAGAGCTCCTGCCGCTTTTGTTTAACCTTAACGACCTTCAAAAAGAAGCCAATAAAAAATACGGCCTGGCGGCAGCCAAGACATTGGAACTTGCGCAGTCCCTGTACGAGGCCAGGAAGTTATTGACTTACCCCCGCACGGACAGCCACCACCTAACAAGGGAACTAGCTAAAACCATTCCCGGCCGCCTGTCTGCATTAGCCAGCGTTACCGAATATGAGCCATATACTATCACAGCCAGGGCGGCCAACAGCCCGGGTAAGCGTTACGTAGATGACGGTAAAGTGAGCGACCATACAGCGCTTATATCTACGAATATCAAGCCGGTTTTGGATAACCTACCACCGAACGAACGTAAAATATATGACCTGGTGGCACGTCGGTTTCTGGCTATCTTTTTCCCACCAGCCAGGTATAAGCAAACTAAAGTGATAACTGAAACCACTGGTGAAACGTTTCTTACCACCGGTAAAATGGAACTGGACAAGGGCTGGAAGACGGTATACGAAAGCGTAAAAAATGACCTCGATGAAGGTGAAGATACCGGTGTAATACCTGAACTAACCCGGGGTGAACAAGTCCAAACCACCAAAACAGAAATCAGGGAAAAAGAAACCAGACCTCCCAAACGTTATACTGAAGCCAGTCTGCTGGCATTCATGGAAGGAGCCGGTCGGCTATTGGAAGACCGAGAACTGAAAGCGGCCATGAAGGAGCACGGCCTGGGTACCCCGGCTACCAGAGCGGCTATTATTGAGTGCCTGCTCAAGGTGGGTTACATTGAGCGCCACAAGAAAACTTTAGTTCCCACCGCAAAAGGTGAAACACTAATCGACCTGGTACCGGAAATAATCAAAAACCCGGAACTTACCGGCCAATGGGAAAAAACACTCGCCGATATAGAAGCCGGAACGGCTGAACCCGGGGAATTTATGAACGGCATTAAACAGTTAACAGCTAATATAGTTGAATTAGCCCGCAGCCAGATAGCCAGCAATCAGGTCCAAACAAGGCGTGAAGCGTTAGGCAGCTGTCTTCTTTGTGGCAAGGCAGTGATAGAGGGCAAAAAAGGCTACTGCTGCAGCGGTTACAAAGAAGGCTGTAAGTTTATTATCTGGAAAGAAATCGCCGGTAAAAGTATCACCCAAAGTCAGGCTAAAACTCTACTGAAGAAAGGTAAAACCGGTGTCATAAAGGGTTTCACTTCAAAAGCCGGCAAAAAGTTTGATGCTGCATTGAAGATTAATAACGGCAAAGTGGAATTCTTGTTCACCGACAACAATAGCGGTAAAAAAGTCAGCCTGGGCCAGTGCCCGCTATGCGGCAAAGAAGTTACCGAAACACCTAAAAGTTACAGCTGCACCGGCTACAAGGAAGGCTGTAAATTCGTTATCTGGAAAGAGATAGCCGGCAAGCGCATTAGTGTTCAGCAGGCCCAGAGATTATTAACAAGAGGTAAAACCGCTTTAATCAAGGGTTTTAAATCAAAAGCCGGTAAAAGTTTTGATGCCGTTTTAGCGCTTGGGCAGGACGGGAAAATAAAGTTTCAATTCATATCAAAGGAGTAG
- a CDS encoding serine hydrolase: MKKIAIYALLTVFLLTSAAGISEPLKKNIQTATDYSLLQNQITGYLDKQPGIYGLYFIDVKSGQEFGYNSHTVFHAASTFKLPMNLYLYLAADHGQINLAEQLLFTDKHLEGGTGILQNKSPGESYAVAQLADYSILYSDNVATNILLDRLGKENVKEFMRSMGGQVVDNEQNITCPYDLALYMRQALHFAGQPAGEKLLNNLFDNKLKDRIPAPLPPDIKVANKIGTWPPTNTYNDVAYVAHPEQPYILVVTCKDTPGYGEALAVIHHLSKLVYRFQVKGSV, from the coding sequence TTGAAAAAAATTGCTATCTATGCCCTATTAACTGTTTTTCTGTTAACCAGCGCTGCGGGTATCAGTGAACCACTAAAAAAAAATATTCAAACGGCAACCGATTACTCGCTGCTGCAAAATCAAATCACCGGCTATTTGGACAAACAACCGGGTATTTATGGGCTTTATTTTATTGATGTAAAGTCAGGCCAGGAATTTGGCTATAACTCTCATACGGTATTTCATGCTGCCAGCACATTCAAGCTGCCCATGAACCTTTATCTTTACCTGGCAGCGGATCACGGTCAAATAAACCTTGCAGAGCAACTGCTTTTTACGGACAAACACCTGGAGGGAGGCACCGGCATATTGCAAAATAAATCACCAGGTGAAAGCTATGCCGTAGCCCAGCTGGCCGATTACTCAATATTATACAGTGACAATGTAGCCACCAATATATTATTGGACCGCCTGGGCAAGGAAAACGTGAAAGAATTCATGCGATCCATGGGTGGACAGGTAGTGGATAATGAACAAAATATCACCTGCCCCTATGATTTGGCTTTGTATATGCGACAGGCTTTGCATTTTGCTGGACAACCGGCAGGGGAAAAACTACTCAATAATCTATTTGATAATAAACTTAAAGACCGTATTCCCGCGCCCCTGCCACCGGATATCAAAGTTGCCAACAAAATAGGCACTTGGCCGCCAACCAATACCTATAATGACGTCGCGTACGTCGCTCACCCGGAACAGCCCTATATACTGGTGGTAACCTGTAAAGATACACCTGGTTATGGTGAGGCACTAGCAGTTATTCATCACCTTTCTAAACTGGTGTACCGTTTCCAAGTCAAAGGATCGGTCTGA
- the fni gene encoding type 2 isopentenyl-diphosphate Delta-isomerase — protein MRKLEHIKYAMELPEVLDQSGFADLLLVHNALPELDWDKTNTSCSFMGKQLSAPLMINAITGGHAGVLEINRGLAKAAAATGIAMAVGSQRAALDDPAVRNTFCVAREENPRGLLLANLSAFCTLEEALEAVNMIEADGIQLYLNVNQELVMREGEVNFSGALENIRNLVLNLPVPVLVKEVGCGMARKTVLALANAGVHYIDVSGFGGTNFAAIEGMRGGKNCASLEHWGIPTAVSLLEALSVGKGISVVASGGVRTAEDMAKALAAGASLVAMAGPFLRVLKREGPERLIIFINELITNLRRIMMLTGAQHTTALAQQPLVITGLVGEWLKRRGIDINKYAVR, from the coding sequence ATGAGGAAACTCGAACATATTAAATATGCGATGGAATTGCCGGAGGTATTGGACCAATCCGGGTTTGCAGATCTTTTGCTGGTGCATAATGCGCTGCCTGAACTTGATTGGGACAAGACTAACACTTCCTGTAGCTTCATGGGCAAACAATTAAGTGCTCCGTTGATGATTAATGCCATTACCGGCGGGCATGCCGGTGTGCTGGAAATCAATCGGGGGCTGGCCAAAGCGGCCGCCGCTACGGGAATTGCCATGGCTGTGGGGTCGCAGAGGGCGGCGCTGGATGACCCGGCGGTGCGCAATACTTTTTGCGTGGCCAGGGAGGAAAATCCCCGGGGGTTGTTGCTTGCTAACTTGAGTGCTTTTTGTACCCTGGAAGAGGCGCTGGAAGCCGTAAACATGATTGAAGCTGACGGTATTCAGCTGTATCTCAATGTAAACCAAGAACTGGTGATGCGTGAGGGAGAAGTTAATTTCAGTGGTGCCCTGGAAAATATCAGAAACCTTGTTCTGAATTTGCCGGTACCAGTGCTGGTCAAAGAAGTAGGCTGTGGAATGGCGAGGAAGACAGTGCTGGCTCTGGCTAATGCCGGGGTGCATTATATAGATGTCAGTGGTTTTGGCGGCACCAACTTTGCAGCCATTGAAGGGATGCGCGGTGGTAAAAACTGCGCTTCATTGGAGCATTGGGGGATACCAACGGCCGTTAGCCTGCTGGAGGCGCTAAGTGTAGGTAAGGGCATATCTGTGGTGGCTTCGGGGGGTGTGCGTACCGCTGAGGACATGGCCAAGGCACTGGCTGCCGGAGCCTCATTGGTGGCAATGGCGGGGCCATTTTTGCGGGTGTTGAAGCGAGAGGGGCCGGAAAGGTTAATTATATTTATTAATGAATTAATAACGAACCTGCGCCGAATAATGATGCTTACTGGTGCTCAACATACGACTGCACTGGCCCAACAACCCCTGGTGATTACTGGACTTGTTGGGGAATGGCTAAAGCGGCGCGGCATTGATATCAATAAATACGCCGTGCGATAA
- a CDS encoding lactate racemase domain-containing protein — translation MQFPTMQDIKLTFPHHALPDVARAVREQLMHSNLKDCLVPGQRVGITAGSRGINNIVTILKEVITYIKELSAEPLIIAAMGSHGGGTADGQKAILSSLGITPAAIGAPVYTGSACRPVGSLEDSVPLYATEIACQCDAIIVINRIKPHTSFHGPAESGLQKMLAIGLGGPRGAKAIHSFGARLLPRLIPSAARIIMQKLPVVMGLAILEDAHEDTMQIVALKPDRFVSGEQQLLSKARSIMPCLTIDHLDLLIVEYIGKNFSGTGMDTNIIGRMRIHGVPEPTNPDIQRIVALDISKESGGNATGIGLADFTTQRLVGKINMESTILNVMTSTFIQRAMLPITLPDDRAAISIALNSIGNIPPASARVMQIKNTLHLNIMRVSENLLPELRDNPLVETTGPSITMQFDGYNNLLRLP, via the coding sequence ATGCAATTTCCAACAATGCAAGATATCAAATTGACTTTTCCCCATCACGCCCTGCCCGATGTGGCTAGAGCGGTAAGAGAGCAGCTGATGCATAGCAACTTAAAAGATTGTCTAGTCCCCGGACAGCGCGTTGGTATAACAGCAGGCAGCAGAGGCATCAATAACATTGTCACTATTTTAAAGGAAGTTATCACCTATATCAAAGAACTGTCCGCAGAACCGTTGATCATTGCTGCCATGGGCAGCCATGGCGGGGGTACGGCCGATGGTCAAAAAGCCATACTAAGCTCCCTGGGCATTACCCCGGCTGCTATTGGTGCGCCAGTATATACCGGATCTGCTTGCCGGCCTGTAGGCAGTTTAGAAGACAGCGTCCCATTGTATGCTACCGAAATCGCCTGTCAATGTGATGCCATTATTGTAATAAACCGTATAAAGCCTCACACCTCTTTTCACGGCCCGGCCGAAAGCGGTTTGCAGAAAATGCTAGCAATAGGTTTGGGCGGGCCTCGGGGTGCTAAAGCGATACATAGCTTTGGCGCACGTTTGCTGCCCCGGCTTATCCCCTCAGCAGCGCGGATAATCATGCAAAAATTGCCTGTGGTTATGGGCCTGGCCATCTTAGAAGACGCCCATGAGGATACCATGCAGATAGTTGCACTAAAGCCCGATCGGTTTGTTAGCGGAGAACAGCAGTTGCTCTCCAAAGCACGGTCAATTATGCCCTGCCTTACTATCGACCACCTGGATTTACTAATTGTAGAATATATAGGCAAAAACTTTAGCGGTACCGGTATGGATACCAACATTATTGGCAGGATGCGCATTCACGGAGTTCCAGAACCCACCAACCCGGATATTCAGCGTATCGTAGCCCTGGATATCTCAAAGGAATCCGGAGGTAATGCTACGGGTATCGGCCTAGCGGATTTTACCACCCAAAGACTGGTTGGTAAGATTAATATGGAGTCTACTATATTAAATGTGATGACCAGTACCTTCATCCAGAGAGCCATGCTTCCCATCACCCTGCCCGATGACCGTGCGGCTATAAGCATAGCTTTGAATAGTATCGGTAATATACCACCTGCCAGCGCGCGGGTGATGCAAATAAAAAACACCCTACACCTGAACATCATGCGCGTGTCAGAAAACCTGTTGCCCGAGTTGCGCGACAACCCGCTGGTGGAAACTACCGGTCCATCCATAACTATGCAATTTGATGGTTATAACAACCTATTGCGCCTGCCCTGA
- a CDS encoding ferredoxin domain-containing protein — protein sequence MSGIMQTVAGLMAVAARTAPKSLGQDYLDIQVLAGDDLRRLADEMDKFGRETGKINFDRDAENIRHSDAVLFVSLRENQPLGLDCGACGQDKCAQLESRQGPDFEGPLCAWRVMDLGIAIGSAAKTAGILNVDNRVMYRPAAVAKKMGLVKGAIVCAIPISATSKNIYFDRPVK from the coding sequence TTGTCCGGTATTATGCAAACGGTAGCCGGGCTTATGGCGGTGGCCGCCAGGACTGCGCCCAAAAGTTTGGGACAAGATTATTTGGACATACAGGTACTGGCTGGTGATGATCTGCGCAGGCTGGCCGATGAGATGGATAAATTCGGACGGGAAACCGGAAAGATTAATTTTGACCGGGATGCGGAGAACATCCGGCATTCTGATGCAGTATTGTTTGTGTCTTTGAGAGAAAATCAGCCATTGGGTCTTGATTGCGGTGCCTGCGGACAGGATAAATGCGCCCAATTGGAAAGCCGGCAGGGGCCGGATTTTGAGGGGCCGCTTTGTGCCTGGAGGGTGATGGATCTGGGTATTGCCATTGGATCGGCGGCGAAAACGGCGGGCATATTAAATGTTGATAACCGGGTCATGTACCGGCCGGCGGCGGTGGCTAAAAAAATGGGGCTGGTCAAGGGTGCCATTGTCTGTGCCATTCCCATATCCGCCACTAGTAAAAATATTTATTTTGACAGGCCGGTAAAATAG
- a CDS encoding recombinase zinc beta ribbon domain-containing protein yields the protein MVIRPGTQTENSKCFSFIVKNNIIFKSYLIKVYSGIYFWNRTGRDLRGIGVKWKDPDEWKMVQNAHPSIITLEEWGKLKQIKKIRTQKSRGPSKIESSRWLFTGYNAIGEIMFECLNCNSNMASGQSKRIYNYYICSGNINQGDAKCNAKCFVPKEWLEDKVINAIKSRFNPKYIDILVKAMNNAIDEENSDQLMAIKHLEKSLTEKEKAIQNIINALTKVENPRAIETLTKQLENIEQEKLELENDLAQLKKDKPDGKIDKKIILQLIDNLDIVMNEGSNKEKREIVRRFVRRLELDPIEGIVNVIFWPDPFSQDQERLKLIKKNNPGASDEGPGSYEMGWCRRPESNRYDHC from the coding sequence GTGGTTATACGGCCTGGCACGCAAACGGAAAATAGCAAATGCTTCTCCTTTATCGTTAAAAACAATATTATTTTTAAAAGCTACTTAATTAAAGTTTACAGTGGAATTTATTTTTGGAATCGTACAGGCAGGGACCTAAGAGGCATAGGTGTTAAATGGAAAGACCCTGATGAATGGAAAATGGTCCAAAACGCGCATCCATCTATAATCACACTGGAAGAGTGGGGAAAATTGAAGCAAATTAAAAAAATAAGAACCCAAAAATCACGTGGACCTTCCAAAATTGAATCCAGCCGATGGCTGTTTACAGGATATAATGCCATCGGTGAAATAATGTTTGAGTGTCTAAATTGTAATTCAAACATGGCAAGTGGCCAATCGAAAAGAATTTATAATTACTATATATGCTCAGGTAATATAAACCAGGGCGATGCTAAATGTAATGCAAAGTGTTTCGTACCTAAAGAATGGTTGGAGGATAAAGTTATTAATGCCATAAAAAGCCGGTTTAACCCAAAATATATTGATATACTTGTAAAAGCTATGAACAATGCAATAGATGAAGAAAATTCAGATCAATTAATGGCTATTAAGCATCTCGAAAAATCACTTACAGAAAAAGAAAAGGCTATACAAAATATAATTAACGCGCTTACGAAAGTTGAAAATCCTCGTGCCATAGAAACACTTACCAAACAACTTGAAAACATCGAGCAAGAAAAACTAGAGTTGGAAAATGATTTAGCGCAACTTAAAAAAGATAAGCCCGATGGGAAAATAGATAAGAAAATTATACTTCAGTTAATTGATAACCTCGATATTGTAATGAATGAAGGTTCAAACAAAGAAAAAAGGGAAATTGTTCGAAGGTTTGTCCGCCGGCTAGAACTAGATCCAATTGAAGGAATTGTTAATGTAATATTTTGGCCAGACCCGTTCAGCCAGGATCAAGAGCGGCTAAAACTCATAAAAAAGAACAACCCCGGAGCCTCTGACGAGGGTCCGGGGAGTTATGAAATGGGTTGGTGCCGGAGACCGGAATCGAACCGGTACGATCATTGCTGA
- a CDS encoding CBS domain-containing protein, with translation MSEQSEKKVSDIMIPVRNYRVVSHNCTVADAIKVLHRGYYQRNIGGQGHRSVIVSDDYGNPLGMVTFRSVLQALEPFFAKAEHLSVPTFWEGLFTERCVSEARKSIKDIMHPINVIALDANDTLIKAVHAMIKHKLGTLPVKKNNRLVGMIRVNELFSEVHDLVVGAQGMEGAHIG, from the coding sequence GTGTCTGAACAATCAGAAAAAAAAGTAAGTGATATAATGATTCCGGTGCGTAATTATAGGGTCGTATCGCATAATTGTACAGTTGCGGATGCTATTAAGGTATTGCACAGGGGTTATTACCAGCGCAATATTGGCGGGCAGGGACATAGATCGGTTATTGTAAGCGACGATTACGGCAACCCACTGGGTATGGTTACTTTCAGGTCTGTATTACAGGCCCTTGAACCATTTTTTGCTAAAGCGGAGCATCTTTCTGTACCTACCTTTTGGGAGGGGTTATTTACCGAAAGATGTGTTTCCGAAGCTCGAAAAAGTATTAAAGATATTATGCACCCTATTAATGTTATTGCCCTGGATGCCAACGACACGTTAATTAAGGCGGTACATGCCATGATTAAACACAAACTAGGCACCCTGCCGGTAAAGAAAAACAACCGTTTGGTTGGTATGATCAGGGTCAATGAGTTGTTTTCTGAAGTGCACGATTTGGTGGTGGGTGCACAAGGTATGGAAGGTGCACATATTGGATGA